The genomic DNA ATCAACCGCGGGCTGCCTTTCGGGCCGCACCCGCACCGGGGTTTCGAAACGCTCACGTTTATACTGGAAGGCGACATCATGCACCAAGATACAGGCGGCGGCCAGAGCGTAATAGAAGCCGGTGGCGTGCAGTGGATGACAGCGGGCTCAGGCCTGATCCATGCCGAAATATCCTCAGACGAGTTTAAGAAGAACGGCGGGGCACTGGAGATACTGCAGCTGTGGTTTAATTTGCCAGCCAGGTATAAAATGGTAAAACCCCATTACGTCGGGCTGCAGAAGGAAGAGATCCCGGTGGCGGTGGAAGATAACGGCAAGGTAAAAGTGCAGGTAGTTTCCGGTAATTGGGATGGGGTGAAAGGCCCGATCGATTCCATCAGCGACATAAGTATGGCGAGCATTGACCTGGAAAAAGGAGGCCGTTTTACGACCACTATCCCCGCTGAACGAAACATCTTTTTTTATGTGGTACGGGGTGCAGTGCAGGTAAACGGCGAAAGAGCGGAGAAACTCACACTAGTGGAATTCAGTAACGAAGGGGAAGAGTTAGCGGTAGAAGCCCTGGAAGAAAGCGTGATCCTGCTGGGCCATGCCAAACCCTTCAATGAACCCGTCGTATCGCATGGCCCTTTTGTGATGAACACCGAAGACGAGATAAGAGAAGCGTTCCGGGATTACCAACTCGGCAAGATGGGCCGCTGGGAATAAAGGCAAGAGGTATACTTGGATTACCGTATACTTGCAGTCTAAGTATAAATTCAAGTATAACAAACAAGGATTGTACCTAACAGCTTGCGTTATACTAGTCCAGGCAAGTACAAGTTTTTAGGAAGGCCTGAACAGTTTCAATGGAAAAACAAACCGCCCCTGTTGCAATCGTGCAGCAGGGGCGGTTTGTTTGAAATCATACTTCTTAAATTAACGCGGTCGTCTGGAGGAACCTTTTCCGGTGGCACTGGTTCTGCCCTCGTTTTTAGGCGCACTGCTTCTGGGTGCAGCTCCGCGGTCTTTTGGTGCTGCTGCTCCGCCTCTGGGCGCTCCTCCCTTGCCAGTGCTTCGGGTGTTTTTAGCGCCTGGAGCTTCTGGACGGGATGTATTTTTTTTTCCTAGCGTGTTGCCCGTACTGCTCTTGCCTCCTGGTTTGGACTTGCCTATCCGCGGGCCGCTTTCCGGTTTCGCATACGACCTGCTCCTGGCGGGCCTGTCCTCTTCGTAACGCTCATTTCGGCTACTGCGGCCCATTTCAGCGCTTTTAGCTATTCTGGTAGCTGCGGTTTGCCGAAGGCTTTCAATTTCTGCCTCTGTTAAGGTGCGCCAGTGGCCGGTGGCCAGCTTGGCCAGCGTAATCTGCTGCACGCGTAGCCGCTGCAAATGCACCACTTTATAACCCAGTGTTTCGCACATGCGCTTCAGGTTATGGTTGGTGTTAGGGGGCAACACAATTCGGAAACGTGTCGGCCCTTCTTTGGCTATAAAGTTTTTCTTCTTGTTCTCGCCGGCCTCCGCTGCGCCGCCGGTGCTCAGGTTGTTGATCAGATCCTGCGAGATCAGCTTGTCTACTGTTACGATGTATTCCTTCTCGAACAAATTATCCGACTTGGTCATCCTGCGCACCAGATCATTGTCGTTGCACAGAAACAGCACGCCTTCCGCTTCGCGTTCCAGGTGGCCGATGGGCTGGATGGAAGCCGGGTAATTGATGGCCCGCACCACATTGTCGCGCACTGACGGATCTGCATTGGCTGACATGTTGGAGGGTTTGTTAAACACCAGGAAAACAGGCTTTTCTTCCCGTACCGTCAATAATTGGTCATCGATGCGTACTTTGTCTTTGGCGGTTACTTTGGTACCGGCCTCGGGTCTTTTACCGTTTACCGTTACACGCTCTTCTTCAATAAGCCTGTCGGCTTCGCGGCGGGAGCAGAAGCCCGCGTCACTGATAAATTTATTTAATCGCTTTGGTTCCATGGTCTGTGGGGCTGCACGTGGTATAGTATAAGCGGCTATACCTTGTTACGCCGGTTTTTAAGAGAAAGACAAAATTACAGCAAAAGGATTGCTTTACCTATTGCCTCACGCCTGAGATGCACGGGGCATTTAACTGCCCCAAATTTTTGATGATCCTTTTCTCCTCCATGCGACGATAAAGCTGCCGACGTAACAACAGATTCCCCACCTTAGAAAAGGAGGGGAAGAGGAAGTTAGATTTTCAATTAGCGTTTTCTGCCACTTTTTGGAGCGCCGCTGCGGCCGGGGCCACTTCTGTTTCTGCCGCCGGTTGCGGTGGCGCCTTTCGATGCCCCTCTGGAGCCTCTGGCACTATTGGTGCTGCTCTTCGGTTTTTCGCGTTTACCGGCCGGGGTGCTTTTAGAACTTCCTTTGGAGCCATTGCCCGGCCGCGCCGTACTCCCGCCGGAGGTACTACGCGGCTTTGGTTTGTCTTTTCTGGCCGGCCCCTCGCTCGCGCGTTTCTTGCCGGTAGAGCCTTCTTCCGTTTTAACAGAAGTGGCTACCAGCTGCTGCAGTTCTGCTATTTCGGGGTCTGTCAGGTTGCGCCACTGGCCCAGGGGCAGCTTGGCCAGCGTCAGGTTCATGATGCGGGTGCGCTGCAGGGTTTGTACTTCGTAGCCTAGCGCCTCGCACATGCGGCGGATCTGGCGGTTCATGCCTTGGGTAAGGATGATGCGGAACCTGTTGGCGCCTTCCTGCTGCACCACGCATTTTTTCGTGTTCACCCCAAGTATAGACACGCCGTTGCTCATTCGGTCCACAAAATCCTGGTTAATGGGCTTGTCCACCGTCACAACATACTCCTTCTCGTGTTTGTTGCCGGCCCGCAGGATCTTGTTTACAATGTCGCCATCGTTTGTGAGGATAATAAGCCCTTCGGAATCTTTGTCGAGGCGGCCCACCGGGAAAATGCGTTCCGGGTAATTCACAAATCGGATGATGTTGTCTTTCTGCGAGGTATCGGTGGTGGTCTCGATGCCGGGCGGCTTGTTAAGAAGCAGGTAGACCGGCTCTGCTTCATTTACTTCCAGCGCGCGCCCGTCGATGCGGATCTTATCTTTTCCCGTTACTTTGGTGCCTGCCTCCGGCAACTTGCCATTTACCATCACCCGTCCCTGTGCAATAAGCTTGTCGGCTTCGCGGCGGGAACAGGTGCCTGTATCGCTTATAAATTTATTTAATCTTATGGGTTCCATAGGTTGCGGAATATACAAAGGCGGCGTTTGGTCCATGCTGGTCTTTCTGCCAGCTGTGCCCGGGCCTTTTGTACGAGCTATACTTGTTCTCTCAAAAGTACGGGAAAGCGCGTGATTAACCTATACTACGCACAGCAGAGCCGCAGGGCAGGCGTTTAATAAAGTATACGGAAGCCCTATTTGGCTGCCTCACTTTGCCATACTTGCCGCTGCTATAACTACCCCTAATAAGAGCAGGACTTTGCCAGGCTAACTTTCGTTAGAAGCTGTGCTAGGCGTTAAACTTCTGTCGTCATTATCGCCGGTCGCTTCTTTTTCTTCCTGCATTTCTTTGGTGAGGAAATAGTTAAGCATGGTCCGAATCACGGCAATAGCGCCCAGCTTGCCGATCTGTTCCCAGGAAGGAGCAATGGCCGTGGAGAGAATGTCAGCTCCCAACTGAAACTCCAGCGCCAACGCCAGGTATCGGGCCAGCACCAGCCGGATCTTGTTATAACTTTGTATCTGTGGCGGAACAAGAGCTTTTATAAAATAAAAAGCGGCAATGATTACGCCTAGGCCGATAATGAGAGCCCCAATGGTTTCCACACCCAGCTTGAGCCACTGCACAGCCGTAATGATGGTTTCTTCCATTTTCTGTGGGCCTGTTGCCTCGGAGGGGGCGGAAATTGCTTCCTGGAGCAAGTATAGATATTGCATAGACAGGGGTTAAGTAGGTTGCTAATTCGCCGGTTCCAGGTATACCATGGCCCGGTTCCTGACTCTTTACGCCATCGGGTTTTAAAGGTATACCTTTTACGGCCGTTCAGCCGCCCAGGGCATCAGCTAAAGTAGCTCCTTGCAAGAACAAAATACGCTTGCCAAACCAACCTGCAGTGCCGGCATGTGCGGCCTGTAAAGTTACTTTCCTTCATTGTGTTACCACATTTTTTATATATTGCCGTTCCATCATTTCTATCCCATGAAAAAAATTTACGCTCTTTTGCTGCTGGTCGTCTTCTGCAACGGCCCGCTGGCAGCACAAAACAAGTATGCGGAGGAACACTACACCAAGGAGGATGTATACATCCCCATGCGCGACGGTACCAAGCTGTTTACCTCTATATATACCCCGAAAGATGCTTCGCGCAAGCAGAAATACCCGATGGTAATGCAGCGCACCTGTTACAGCATTGCGCCTTACGGAGCCGGTAAATTTCCGGCCCGCCTGGGCCCATCGGAGACTATGATGAAGGAAGGCTACATATTTGTATACCAGGATGTGCGTGGCCGCTACAAAAGCGAAGGCACCTGGACCAACATGACCCCAATCATCGACAAGAAGAAAGGTAAAAAGCAGGTAGACGAGGCCTCCGATACCTATGACACCATCGACTGGCTGCTAAAGCACGCCGCCAATAACAACGGCAAAGTGGGGCAGTGGGGCATTTCGTATCCTGGCTTTTATACTGCTGCGGGCATTTTATCAAACCACCCGGCGCTGAAAGCTTCTTCGCCACAGGCGCCTATTTCAGATTTCTTCTTTGATGATTTCCACCACAACGGTGCGCTGCTCGAGAGCTACTTTTTTACCTACCCGGTTTTTGGGGTGCAAAAGACAGATACCACCAGCAAAGCCTGGTATTCGGACCAGATGATCAAGCCGGAAACAAAGGATGGCTACCAGTTTTTGCTGGACATGGGCCCGCTGACCAATGCCGATAAGTATTACAAGAACAACTTTTTCTGGCAGGAAACCATTAATCACCCCAACTACGACGAGTTCTGGCAGAAGCGCAGCTTGCCGCGGCATTTCGGTAAAGTAAAACCGGCGGTGATGTTTGTAGGCGGCTGGTTTGATGCCGAAGACCTGACCGGCCCATTGGCCTTGTTCAAAACGGTAAAGAAATCGGATCCGACGGCGTATAACACCATTGTAATGGGACCCTTCGGGCACGGCCGCTGGTCGCGCGAAACCGGCCATACTATGCACAGCAACATTTACTTTGGCGATAGCATTGCCACGTTCTACCAAAAGAATATCGAAGCTAAATTCTTCCAGCATTTCCTTAAAGGCAAAGGGGATAAAGCATCCGGACTGCCAACTGCCTATATGTTCGACACGGGTAAAAAAGAATGGAAAACGTTTAACCAGTGGCCGGTACCTACGGCAACGCGTCAGAAATTATACCTGGGGGCCGACGGCAAAATAAGTATGACGGCACCTGCCGCAGCCGGTTCGGTTTCGTACATCAGTGACCCGGCTAAACCGGTACCCTACACCGAAGACAATACCACCACAATGGGCTTTACGCCGCACAACTACATGAGCGAAGACCAGCGTTTTGCCGGCCGCCGTCCGGATGTACTGGTATACCAGACCGATGTTCTCGAGGAGGATGTGACGCTTGGCGGGGAGATCATGTCGCACTTAAAAATTGCCTCTACTGGTACAGATGCGGATTTTATTGTGAAGTTGATCGACGTTTACCCCGGCGATACGGAGAACAATGACTACATGCCCAACAAGAACATCCTGCTGAGCAACTACTGGCAGTTGGTACGGCTGGAAATTATGCCGGCCCGTTTCCGCAACAGCTTCGAAAAGCCCGAGCCGCTGGTGGCCAACCAGAAGACGGACGTGAAAGTGCCCCTGCAGGACGTGCTGCATACCTTCAAAAAAGGCCACCGCATCATGATCCAGGTGCAAAGCACCGCTTTCCCGCTGTTTGCCCGTAACCCGCAGAAGTTTGTAGAAAATCCCTACAAAGCCATTGCCAGCGACTACATTAAAGCCACCGAAACAGTGTATAACGACAGCTATGTAGAGGTGGAAGTGCTGAAATAAGCGTTTTATACTTTATACTAGCGCAGCGCCGCTGTTGGTGAAAAATCACCGGCAGCGGCGCTGTTGTTTTGTAGCAGAATTTAGCACAAGTACAAAGGCGCAAGTATAAAACAGGTGCTGATGCAAGTATAAGTTTAAGCTGACTTAAACTGCTTTCAAATTGCTAAAACTGGCGCAAGTGTTAAGTGAAGCGTCACTTGTGACCTGCAGTAGGGCGAGTCTCCAGACTTGCGTAGCAAAGTATAAAACACTTCTGATGCTTGATCACCAGGTATAAATTAAGCGACAACTTTGCTGTTTTGGATTTCTTAATCCGGAAATAACACTTAAGCGGATTTCCTAATCCGCGTTAGCAGCAATAGGGGGATCAGGAAATCCCCGGCAGGAGGCTTTTGAACTGAGAAGTTCGCAAGAGCACTAAGCGGTTCTTGATTTTGTAGCGTATCTTCTTTTTGTTTTTATAGGGTAGTCTTGCTTCAAAGGAAAGCTTATGTAACATGCATGACAGAAAAAGAGTATTAGCCCGAAATATCATAAATACCCTATTTAGCTTGTAATTACCTTATGCGGCCGACACTTTCGGGTATAAGGAATCTCCTATAATAAATTTAAATGCATGAAAAAAGCTTTACTTTCTCTTCTACTATTGGTGTTTATATTGCAGGTTGTACATGCGCAGGATCGCATCACAAAGCGTTCGGGGGAGAGCATTCAGGCGAAAGTGCTGGAGGTGGCACAAACCGAAATACGCTACAAGCGTTTCGAGAGCCCGGAAGGACCTACCTATGTGATAGCTAAAAATGAAGTGTTGCTGATTGAGTATGCAGACGGCACAAATGGTGCGTTTAAGCTGGAAGAGCCGGAAGCAGCGGCCCCTCCGCGACCAACTAAGCCGCAACCTGCAAAAGTTGATCAGGACCCGTCCGACACCTCGACACCAGTCATGCAACTATATCAACAGGGAGCAGCGGATGCTTACCTGTATTATGACGATTATAAGAGTGCTGGGACAGGCGTCCTGGTTGTCAGTCTGGTTTCGCCTTTACTTGGCCTTGTACCGGCTATCGGTGCTTCCGGCACGCCGCCGCAGCTCAAAAACATGGATACGCCCAATCAGCAGATGCTGAAAGAGCCGGACTATGTGAAGGGCTATCAGAAGACAGCCAGGAAGATCAAGTCCGGTAAAGTATGGAAGAACTGGGGAATTGCCTTTGGTGTGAATTTGCTCGCCGTCATAATTTTGGTTCAGCAGTAGCACCCGATTCAGGCCTTTAACTGTTAAGCTGAAAATTATAAAATTAATGAGGATCCAACTGGATAGAAGTATAAACCTGTAGTTGGAAGTTAACGCAAGTCTGGAGATTAGCTCCATCGAAGATACAAGTCACCCTTCGCTTATACTTGCGTCAGCTCTAGGCATAGTATAGTTTAAATTTAAACTCTGACAAAAGTCGTTAAATAAGAAAGCCCGCTCACGCCAAAACGTATTCGGCAGGAGCGGGCTTTTTATACTTATACATTCTACTCACATCCTAGAAACGCACCACTACCGATCGGGGCGCCGGGTGGCAAATCCAGCTGGCGGCTGGGCTTTAGCTCTTCCGGTTTTTCGATACGGGCCAAAGCAAACAGAACATGGGCCCGGTAACCAGCATCCCGTGAACGTTTGGCCTGGCTGGTTGCAAACTTTTTAAGGTCCGCTATCGCTGCTGTGGCGATCGCCCGGGCCTGGGTTGATGCATTTTCGTCCTGGGCCAATGCCAGCAAATGCGTTAGCACCAGTTGCTCTGTTTGCAGCTGTACCTGTCCCGGCAGTCCTTCCTGGCGGCGGCTTTTCCAGGTGTCGTTTACCAGTTGCGTTACTACTTCCTGCAAACTCAGGCTGTTACCGCGAGCGCCCAGCTCAACCAAACGCGAGGCGCGCTCGGGATGCAGCAGGAAGGAGAGCGTGAATTCAGCAGAAGCTTCGGCGGCAGCCAGCGGGTCGAAGGTCAATCCGGTGTGTTTGGCAAATAACTCGCGGCTGTTGCGCACGCCCGGGGCACGGGGCGGAATGAGTTTGATGATATCCTCGGGCAACGTGAGCACTTCCGGTGAAATAGTTTCCAGCAGCGCATCAAGTGCCTTTTGCTGCGCACGTTTGCTCACCACCTCAGTTACCAGCTGCTTATCGCCCCGCGTGGCATAGGTATAATTCACGCCACCAATGAGCTTGGCAACAGCTTCGGTCTGGTAGCGGTGGTAATTGTAAATCGGCACCAACACATCTTCCAGCGTGCTCATGGCCGCACCGGGCTTTATGTTGTTCTCAGAGAAATTCTGCAGCGCCTTTTCACGGATTTCCAGGACCTGCTGCAACTCGTCGGTC from Pontibacter liquoris includes the following:
- a CDS encoding DUF1622 domain-containing protein, coding for MQYLYLLQEAISAPSEATGPQKMEETIITAVQWLKLGVETIGALIIGLGVIIAAFYFIKALVPPQIQSYNKIRLVLARYLALALEFQLGADILSTAIAPSWEQIGKLGAIAVIRTMLNYFLTKEMQEEKEATGDNDDRSLTPSTASNES
- the rluF gene encoding 23S rRNA pseudouridine(2604) synthase RluF, with protein sequence MEPIRLNKFISDTGTCSRREADKLIAQGRVMVNGKLPEAGTKVTGKDKIRIDGRALEVNEAEPVYLLLNKPPGIETTTDTSQKDNIIRFVNYPERIFPVGRLDKDSEGLIILTNDGDIVNKILRAGNKHEKEYVVTVDKPINQDFVDRMSNGVSILGVNTKKCVVQQEGANRFRIILTQGMNRQIRRMCEALGYEVQTLQRTRIMNLTLAKLPLGQWRNLTDPEIAELQQLVATSVKTEEGSTGKKRASEGPARKDKPKPRSTSGGSTARPGNGSKGSSKSTPAGKREKPKSSTNSARGSRGASKGATATGGRNRSGPGRSGAPKSGRKR
- a CDS encoding CocE/NonD family hydrolase, whose product is MKKIYALLLLVVFCNGPLAAQNKYAEEHYTKEDVYIPMRDGTKLFTSIYTPKDASRKQKYPMVMQRTCYSIAPYGAGKFPARLGPSETMMKEGYIFVYQDVRGRYKSEGTWTNMTPIIDKKKGKKQVDEASDTYDTIDWLLKHAANNNGKVGQWGISYPGFYTAAGILSNHPALKASSPQAPISDFFFDDFHHNGALLESYFFTYPVFGVQKTDTTSKAWYSDQMIKPETKDGYQFLLDMGPLTNADKYYKNNFFWQETINHPNYDEFWQKRSLPRHFGKVKPAVMFVGGWFDAEDLTGPLALFKTVKKSDPTAYNTIVMGPFGHGRWSRETGHTMHSNIYFGDSIATFYQKNIEAKFFQHFLKGKGDKASGLPTAYMFDTGKKEWKTFNQWPVPTATRQKLYLGADGKISMTAPAAAGSVSYISDPAKPVPYTEDNTTTMGFTPHNYMSEDQRFAGRRPDVLVYQTDVLEEDVTLGGEIMSHLKIASTGTDADFIVKLIDVYPGDTENNDYMPNKNILLSNYWQLVRLEIMPARFRNSFEKPEPLVANQKTDVKVPLQDVLHTFKKGHRIMIQVQSTAFPLFARNPQKFVENPYKAIASDYIKATETVYNDSYVEVEVLK
- a CDS encoding pirin family protein — its product is MRKIKKLHKAVYAPVDDLLTYRALPTREVEYIDPFLFLNHHGPQQYGPINRGLPFGPHPHRGFETLTFILEGDIMHQDTGGGQSVIEAGGVQWMTAGSGLIHAEISSDEFKKNGGALEILQLWFNLPARYKMVKPHYVGLQKEEIPVAVEDNGKVKVQVVSGNWDGVKGPIDSISDISMASIDLEKGGRFTTTIPAERNIFFYVVRGAVQVNGERAEKLTLVEFSNEGEELAVEALEESVILLGHAKPFNEPVVSHGPFVMNTEDEIREAFRDYQLGKMGRWE
- a CDS encoding pseudouridine synthase; translation: MEPKRLNKFISDAGFCSRREADRLIEEERVTVNGKRPEAGTKVTAKDKVRIDDQLLTVREEKPVFLVFNKPSNMSANADPSVRDNVVRAINYPASIQPIGHLEREAEGVLFLCNDNDLVRRMTKSDNLFEKEYIVTVDKLISQDLINNLSTGGAAEAGENKKKNFIAKEGPTRFRIVLPPNTNHNLKRMCETLGYKVVHLQRLRVQQITLAKLATGHWRTLTEAEIESLRQTAATRIAKSAEMGRSSRNERYEEDRPARSRSYAKPESGPRIGKSKPGGKSSTGNTLGKKNTSRPEAPGAKNTRSTGKGGAPRGGAAAPKDRGAAPRSSAPKNEGRTSATGKGSSRRPR